In Candidatus Krumholzibacteriota bacterium, one genomic interval encodes:
- the guaA gene encoding glutamine-hydrolyzing GMP synthase, whose amino-acid sequence MDKTDWSGESIVILDFGSQYTQLIARKIRSENVFSRILPNSATIDEIRSEKPAGIILSGGPANVADKDAPGLKADIYSLNIPVLGVCYGMQLISLERGAVVEKSDHREFGPVVIDVRAGSSLFQGTPESQKVWMSHGVRVNTLPEGFSPTASSEGCPIAAMEDESGMIFGLQFHPEVYHTDFGQEIIRNFLFRICHCSPNWGSESYVDYEITKIREKVGDSRVLCAVSGGVDSSVMAALVDRAIGRQLCPVFVDNGLLRDREAEEVQKLLSGYLTADLVFVDASDEFLSRLEGITDAEKKRKIIGNCFIDIFDQQSKIHGPFKFLAQGTLYPDVIESRSTVGPSETIKSHHNVGGLPDDMEFELIEPLSMLFKDEVREVGRYLGLPDGQIKRHPFPGPGLAVRIPGEIRREDLATLRQVDRIFIDGLKRDGLYDEVWQAFAVFLPVKSVGVMGDERTYQNAVALRAVTSTDGMTADWAKLPHEFLQSVSNEIINKVDGVNRVVYDISSKPPSTIEWE is encoded by the coding sequence TTGGACAAAACGGACTGGAGCGGAGAATCGATCGTCATACTTGATTTCGGTTCGCAGTATACTCAGCTGATCGCAAGGAAGATCCGGTCTGAGAATGTCTTTTCGAGGATTCTGCCGAACTCGGCGACGATTGATGAGATCAGGTCGGAAAAACCGGCGGGAATAATCCTGTCGGGGGGGCCTGCCAACGTTGCCGACAAAGACGCTCCAGGACTGAAAGCTGATATTTATTCTCTCAATATCCCCGTCCTTGGCGTCTGTTACGGGATGCAGCTGATATCGCTCGAGAGAGGCGCTGTCGTTGAAAAATCGGATCACAGGGAATTCGGGCCTGTCGTCATAGATGTCCGAGCCGGGTCAAGCCTTTTTCAGGGGACGCCTGAAAGCCAGAAGGTATGGATGAGCCACGGCGTAAGGGTAAATACGCTTCCGGAGGGTTTTTCCCCGACTGCTTCATCAGAAGGATGCCCGATCGCCGCGATGGAGGATGAATCGGGGATGATATTCGGGCTTCAGTTCCATCCGGAAGTCTATCATACCGATTTCGGACAGGAGATCATAAGGAACTTTCTTTTCAGGATATGCCATTGTTCCCCGAACTGGGGCTCTGAATCATATGTCGACTACGAGATAACGAAAATCCGTGAAAAAGTCGGCGATTCGAGAGTGCTTTGCGCGGTAAGCGGTGGCGTCGACAGTTCGGTCATGGCAGCCCTCGTCGACAGGGCGATAGGCAGGCAGCTTTGCCCGGTCTTTGTAGACAACGGTCTGCTGAGGGACAGGGAAGCCGAGGAAGTTCAGAAACTGCTCTCAGGATACCTGACGGCGGACCTTGTCTTCGTCGATGCCTCTGACGAATTTTTAAGCAGGCTGGAAGGAATAACTGACGCTGAGAAAAAAAGGAAGATCATCGGCAACTGCTTTATCGATATCTTCGACCAGCAGAGTAAAATACACGGCCCATTCAAATTCCTTGCCCAGGGCACTTTATATCCCGATGTGATCGAGAGTCGTTCGACCGTGGGTCCATCCGAGACGATCAAGTCGCACCATAATGTCGGAGGGTTGCCGGATGATATGGAGTTTGAACTGATAGAACCGCTTTCGATGCTTTTCAAAGACGAGGTAAGGGAAGTGGGAAGATACCTTGGGCTTCCTGACGGCCAGATCAAGAGGCATCCCTTTCCCGGCCCGGGACTGGCAGTGAGGATTCCCGGCGAGATCAGGAGAGAAGATCTCGCGACCCTTCGGCAGGTCGACAGGATATTCATTGACGGTCTGAAGCGAGATGGCCTGTACGATGAGGTCTGGCAGGCTTTCGCGGTATTTCTTCCGGTAAAGAGCGTCGGCGTCATGGGGGATGAAAGGACTTACCAGAATGCCGTCGCTTTAAGAGCCGTCACGAGCACGGACGGAATGACTGCGGACTGGGCAAAGTTGCCGCATGAATTTCTGCAGAGCGTCTCGAACGAGATAATCAACAAGGTAGACGGCGTAAACAGGGTCGTATACGATATAAGTTCAAAACCTCCAAGTACTATTGAATGGGAGTGA
- the purH gene encoding bifunctional phosphoribosylaminoimidazolecarboxamide formyltransferase/IMP cyclohydrolase — MTGKIRRALISVTDKTGIESFAKSLSDRGIEIIASGGTAGIIRKAGIDVVGVSDLTGFPECMDGRVKTLHPKIHGGILADREKDAHLSQAKELEISLIDLVVVNLYRFREAVSDPALGEKEIVEQIDIGGPTLIRSAGKNYHSVAVVVDPSDYGEILRQLDKNDGTLPLDLRRGLASKAFHHTASYDAAISAFFDGLEPEGSLPGQITSVYTKINDLRYGENPHQPAGLYLSDNPKGEFHRFVQHQGKELSFNNIQDMWAAFLLSVDLGINSCAVLKHMNPCGAAVCDSVYESFIRARKTDPLSAFGSIVSVNGVVDEDLAAASKDGFVEVILAKGFTDSALEGLKKKKNLRLITVPEPEWERETGGWTSREAGDMLLVQRSDSGFPELDDMKYVTSRKPTDNEKKALILSWKIVKHLKSNGIVICDREGTVGVGAGQMSRIDSCRIAVDKARREGMEIAGTSAGSDAFFPFPDGVEQLAEAGVTSIIQPGGSIRDDEVIKAAEKLGIAMVITGRRHFRH, encoded by the coding sequence ATGACCGGAAAAATCAGACGGGCACTGATCAGCGTTACCGACAAGACTGGAATCGAATCGTTCGCGAAGAGTCTGAGCGACAGGGGGATCGAAATAATCGCGTCGGGAGGAACTGCCGGGATCATCAGGAAAGCAGGTATAGATGTAGTTGGGGTCAGCGATCTGACGGGATTTCCCGAATGCATGGATGGCCGTGTCAAGACTCTTCATCCGAAGATCCACGGAGGGATCCTTGCCGACCGGGAAAAGGATGCACATCTCAGCCAGGCGAAGGAGCTTGAGATATCACTTATAGATCTCGTAGTGGTGAATCTCTACCGGTTCAGGGAGGCGGTTTCCGACCCCGCTCTTGGCGAAAAGGAGATCGTCGAACAGATCGACATAGGGGGACCTACGCTGATACGTTCGGCGGGAAAGAACTACCATTCAGTCGCGGTCGTCGTCGATCCGTCCGACTATGGTGAGATCCTCCGACAGCTTGATAAAAATGACGGCACCTTGCCTCTTGACCTGCGAAGAGGCCTCGCCTCGAAGGCTTTTCACCATACCGCTTCGTACGACGCGGCAATATCTGCATTCTTCGATGGTCTGGAACCTGAAGGGTCGCTTCCCGGGCAGATAACCTCCGTGTACACAAAGATAAACGATCTGAGGTATGGAGAGAATCCGCACCAGCCTGCCGGATTATATCTGTCGGACAACCCGAAGGGAGAGTTTCACCGCTTTGTCCAGCATCAGGGAAAGGAACTATCCTTTAACAACATCCAGGATATGTGGGCCGCCTTTCTGCTCAGCGTCGACCTTGGAATAAACTCCTGCGCCGTCCTGAAACATATGAATCCATGCGGCGCCGCCGTCTGCGATTCCGTTTACGAAAGTTTTATCAGGGCGAGAAAGACCGATCCCCTTTCAGCTTTTGGTTCGATCGTATCGGTCAACGGAGTTGTAGACGAAGATCTCGCTGCCGCGTCAAAAGACGGTTTTGTCGAAGTGATACTTGCCAAGGGGTTCACCGACAGCGCTCTTGAGGGATTGAAAAAGAAGAAAAACCTGCGTCTCATAACGGTTCCCGAGCCTGAGTGGGAGAGAGAAACCGGCGGATGGACAAGCCGGGAAGCGGGAGATATGTTGCTTGTCCAGAGAAGCGACTCTGGTTTTCCCGAACTCGATGACATGAAATACGTTACATCAAGAAAACCCACTGACAACGAGAAAAAGGCACTGATCCTCTCATGGAAGATAGTCAAGCACCTGAAATCCAACGGGATAGTTATCTGCGACAGGGAAGGGACTGTCGGGGTCGGCGCCGGGCAGATGAGCAGGATAGATTCGTGCAGGATCGCGGTTGACAAGGCCCGAAGGGAAGGGATGGAGATTGCGGGTACATCAGCCGGGTCGGACGCCTTTTTCCCCTTTCCGGATGGAGTAGAGCAGCTTGCCGAAGCGGGAGTGACATCGATCATTCAACCGGGTGGATCGATAAGGGATGATGAAGTGATCAAGGCTGCCGAGAAACTCGGTATAGCTATGGTCATTACCGGAAGAAGACATTTCAGACATTAG
- a CDS encoding phosphoribosylaminoimidazolesuccinocarboxamide synthase — translation MNDEKYKGKKVEFHEIEPEYRGKVRDIFDLGDRLIIVASDRISAYDSILPTPIPGKGAVLNMISAAWFDWFRDLPNHMISVDVSEYPDPFNRFESELGGRSMLVKKAKRIDLECIVRGYISGSGWKEYSATGEVCGIRLPDGLKLSEKLPEPIFTPSTKADSGHDENISIEKAAAIVGEEAVIKLKDLSLDIYKKASAFAAENGIIIADTKFEFGYVGNQIVIIDEVLTPDSSRFWLKEEYEPGRQQRSLDKQFVRDWLDESGWDHEPPAPELPVDIVQKTSERYKMAVKNLFPDMNIERYF, via the coding sequence ATGAATGACGAAAAATACAAAGGTAAAAAGGTGGAGTTCCACGAAATCGAGCCTGAATACAGGGGGAAAGTCCGTGATATATTCGATCTCGGCGACAGGCTTATCATAGTAGCATCGGACAGGATATCGGCGTACGACTCGATCCTGCCGACGCCGATCCCGGGAAAGGGAGCCGTGCTGAACATGATATCGGCGGCGTGGTTCGACTGGTTCAGGGACCTTCCAAACCACATGATATCAGTCGACGTGTCAGAATATCCTGATCCATTCAATCGATTCGAGAGTGAGCTCGGAGGCCGCTCGATGCTCGTGAAAAAAGCAAAAAGGATAGACCTCGAATGTATAGTGCGGGGATATATATCAGGTTCCGGCTGGAAGGAATATTCAGCTACAGGCGAGGTCTGCGGAATCAGGCTGCCTGATGGATTAAAGCTTTCAGAGAAGCTTCCCGAACCAATCTTTACCCCATCGACCAAAGCTGACTCAGGCCACGACGAGAATATCTCCATCGAAAAGGCCGCCGCGATAGTCGGAGAGGAAGCTGTCATCAAGCTTAAAGATTTAAGCCTCGATATCTACAAAAAGGCAAGCGCTTTCGCCGCCGAAAACGGGATAATAATCGCCGACACAAAATTTGAATTCGGATATGTAGGGAACCAGATCGTGATAATCGATGAAGTACTTACTCCCGATTCTTCGAGGTTCTGGCTGAAAGAAGAATATGAGCCCGGGAGGCAGCAGAGAAGCCTGGACAAGCAGTTCGTCAGGGACTGGCTCGACGAGAGCGGATGGGATCATGAACCGCCTGCTCCGGAACTGCCTGTCGATATAGTACAAAAGACTTCAGAACGTTACAAAATGGCTGTCAAGAATCTCTTTCCCGACATGAATATCGAAAGGTATTTCTAA
- a CDS encoding phosphoribosylglycinamide formyltransferase encodes MAEKLKIAVMASGRGSNFEALATSCQSPDFPAVIALLIVDNADAGAMAIAERFAIDSETVNCGSSRGSMSRESSETIFRLCDERGVGLICLAGFMRIVKGKLLDEYSGRMLNIHPSILPSFKGLDGQKQAIEYGVKVSGCTVHFVDKGVDTGPIIFQKTVPVLESDTGESLSERILAQEHLAYSEAVKAFAEGRIRIDGRKVIIKDE; translated from the coding sequence ATGGCTGAAAAATTGAAGATAGCAGTGATGGCATCGGGAAGAGGAAGCAATTTCGAAGCCCTGGCGACTTCATGCCAGTCACCGGATTTTCCAGCGGTGATAGCTCTGCTGATTGTGGACAATGCCGATGCCGGAGCTATGGCGATTGCTGAAAGGTTCGCAATCGACTCTGAAACTGTCAATTGCGGGAGTAGCAGGGGATCAATGAGCCGGGAAAGCAGCGAGACGATCTTCAGGCTCTGCGATGAACGTGGAGTTGGACTGATCTGCCTCGCGGGATTCATGAGGATCGTCAAGGGGAAGCTGCTAGATGAATACTCCGGCAGGATGCTCAATATCCATCCTTCGATATTGCCCAGTTTCAAAGGTCTCGATGGACAAAAGCAGGCGATCGAATATGGGGTTAAGGTAAGCGGCTGTACGGTCCATTTTGTCGACAAGGGTGTCGATACCGGACCTATAATTTTTCAGAAGACTGTTCCGGTACTTGAAAGCGATACAGGTGAATCCCTGAGCGAAAGGATCCTCGCGCAGGAACACTTAGCCTATTCGGAAGCGGTCAAAGCATTCGCTGAGGGCAGGATCAGAATCGATGGAAGGAAAGTGATAATCAAAGATGAATGA
- a CDS encoding ComEC/Rec2 family competence protein: MVRWWAVFFIAGIFFSGSALSAFYFSVLLVIDQFRKKPFTDILFAIDAAAGPVGIRTRLARDFIIISSTSLIVFSASDTISLFSAAGHTRPEETFRADKVIEAAGSKDTDGWLENAGTLSGIERSISRARKILSGRIDHPHLDTKARQLLRTLLLAERRAVEYSLLEEYRFIGISHFLALSGLHLGIITISFSFILRICLRSRPAREIALFTALAAYVVLAGCPHSLLRAFSLFASFRIFRYSGIKCTLDDALITGSFLLLTVKPELILSTGYQLSFMAVSAIAFIAFPALQITERYLPAVMKKNCIKYLFSAVTITISIQIFTLPLILEYFGRIPLISVAANLLLILPVTAILHLGLLLIILPPALSRYTVVPLIGYLSRIMTETPSFLSSVGRHAIIRGSIEPSTFAAGVIFLILSLKKRSGGKKGIVILSIFSFTFSVAAGAMGGRAINPLSSSHGGSSLVKADDGVIECFGEKRMIIIEKKITFRSAERYMTDLWKRGVPAIDIVIYTPGSLADPRGLDLLLRRMKVREIFCSPYLEGTIRPMTRKGSKEDLKVSAVDSFIVLRGNNAMIEIAPPSLFPLKKGERLSVEDSGISFSIKQ, translated from the coding sequence ATGGTAAGGTGGTGGGCCGTATTTTTTATTGCCGGTATCTTTTTTTCCGGCAGCGCGTTATCAGCATTTTACTTTTCAGTTTTACTAGTAATCGATCAATTCAGGAAAAAGCCTTTTACAGATATCCTCTTTGCCATCGACGCGGCGGCGGGACCAGTCGGTATCAGGACGAGGCTCGCGAGAGATTTTATAATCATATCATCCACATCACTGATAGTCTTTTCAGCTTCTGATACCATATCGCTCTTTTCCGCCGCGGGGCATACGAGACCGGAAGAAACATTCAGGGCCGATAAAGTCATTGAGGCAGCGGGATCGAAAGATACCGATGGATGGTTGGAGAATGCCGGAACACTCAGCGGGATCGAGCGATCGATATCCCGCGCAAGAAAAATTTTAAGCGGAAGGATCGATCATCCTCACCTGGACACAAAAGCGAGGCAGTTGCTGAGAACCCTTCTTCTTGCTGAGAGAAGAGCTGTCGAATACAGTCTGCTGGAGGAATACCGGTTCATCGGGATATCGCATTTTCTCGCTTTGAGTGGACTGCATCTCGGTATCATCACGATCTCCTTCTCATTTATCCTGAGGATCTGTCTCAGGTCGAGGCCGGCCAGGGAAATTGCCCTTTTCACCGCTCTGGCCGCTTACGTTGTCCTTGCTGGCTGTCCGCATTCGCTTCTCAGAGCCTTCTCGCTGTTCGCTTCTTTCAGGATATTCAGATATTCAGGGATCAAATGCACTCTCGACGATGCCCTGATAACAGGGTCTTTTCTGCTTTTAACGGTAAAACCGGAATTGATACTGAGCACGGGATACCAGCTTTCCTTTATGGCCGTATCGGCTATAGCATTTATCGCTTTTCCGGCGCTGCAGATCACTGAAAGATATCTTCCCGCGGTAATGAAAAAGAACTGTATAAAATATCTGTTTTCGGCAGTGACGATCACGATTTCGATACAGATATTTACCCTTCCATTGATACTTGAATATTTCGGAAGAATCCCCTTGATATCCGTCGCGGCGAATCTTCTCCTAATCCTTCCCGTAACGGCAATATTGCACCTGGGGCTTCTTCTCATAATTCTGCCTCCGGCCCTTTCCCGGTATACGGTTGTGCCTCTGATCGGATACCTTTCCAGGATAATGACCGAGACGCCCTCTTTTCTATCCAGCGTTGGGCGCCACGCGATTATCAGAGGAAGCATCGAGCCCTCCACCTTTGCCGCGGGAGTGATTTTTCTGATCCTTTCATTGAAAAAGAGATCAGGCGGAAAAAAGGGGATCGTTATCCTCTCGATCTTCTCTTTCACTTTCTCTGTGGCAGCCGGAGCGATGGGAGGCAGGGCCATAAACCCGCTCTCATCATCCCATGGAGGATCCTCGCTGGTCAAAGCAGATGATGGAGTGATCGAGTGTTTCGGAGAAAAGAGGATGATCATCATTGAAAAAAAGATCACATTCCGCTCAGCCGAGCGCTATATGACAGATCTATGGAAAAGGGGGGTGCCGGCGATTGATATCGTAATATATACACCCGGATCACTGGCAGATCCGCGGGGATTGGATCTGCTTCTTCGCAGGATGAAGGTTCGGGAGATATTCTGCAGTCCATATTTGGAAGGGACGATCAGGCCTATGACGCGAAAGGGGTCGAAAGAAGACCTGAAGGTCTCCGCAGTCGATTCTTTCATTGTTCTAAGGGGGAATAACGCCATGATCGAGATAGCGCCGCCTTCTTTGTTTCCACTGAAAAAAGGAGAGAGGCTTTCAGTAGAGGATTCGGGGATATCGTTCAGCATTAAACAATAA
- a CDS encoding GGDEF domain-containing protein yields MHPRFEKDYQYLLASLIPRYLLSSNRIEGILDALTSNDRSKMIKEAFLAMEELVLLGDFSRDRPHHDSGRVTLSYIRKDGKARYTLEMAETEWVSLDAVAEKPEKGIVSSVFEGIISSMSLDESGGTLSERVESLLDMVKGIRSDLNARIAIFDQSSKSGLRESDSIRLVSWNKLVSDSPYRRAVNNGRIHTEVKKEEITPEKNLFKTDPQSIYIVLIPLQRGGRRFGLMQLDVHGREYPGNESLYNCYLLGRSIVKLIENNNHLEERVSIDRLTGVYNRNFYESQLSLEMERASRNRKSLGFLIMDIDDFKRFNDLYGHDIGDRVLKTVATTVRGHLRKIDLFFRFGGEEFVALLPGADMEAAERTAERIREVIEKTRMKLEDGSAVKITLSIGGCVYPRDAENEKELFRKADQMLLEAKQLGKNMIRFYRGDTERD; encoded by the coding sequence ATGCATCCTCGTTTTGAAAAAGATTATCAGTATCTTCTTGCCAGTCTTATCCCGAGGTATCTTCTGTCCTCGAACAGGATAGAAGGGATACTCGACGCCCTGACCAGCAATGACAGGTCAAAGATGATAAAGGAGGCTTTCCTCGCGATGGAAGAGCTTGTCCTTCTCGGTGATTTCTCGAGAGACAGGCCTCATCACGATAGCGGCAGAGTAACCCTGTCGTATATCCGGAAAGACGGGAAAGCAAGGTATACTCTTGAAATGGCTGAGACTGAATGGGTCTCGCTCGACGCGGTGGCCGAAAAACCGGAAAAGGGCATAGTCTCTTCAGTCTTTGAGGGTATAATATCCTCCATGTCACTTGATGAATCAGGCGGTACCCTCAGTGAACGGGTGGAAAGCCTTCTCGATATGGTAAAAGGCATAAGAAGCGATCTGAACGCCCGCATCGCCATATTCGATCAATCATCCAAATCAGGTCTCCGGGAAAGCGACAGTATCCGGCTGGTATCATGGAACAAACTGGTATCCGATTCACCGTACAGAAGAGCGGTGAATAATGGAAGGATACACACGGAAGTAAAAAAGGAGGAGATCACTCCTGAAAAGAACCTTTTCAAGACCGATCCCCAATCGATCTATATCGTACTGATCCCCCTCCAGAGGGGCGGAAGAAGATTCGGCCTGATGCAGCTGGATGTCCATGGAAGGGAATATCCCGGAAATGAAAGCCTGTATAACTGCTACCTCCTTGGCCGGAGTATAGTAAAATTGATCGAAAACAACAATCATCTTGAGGAAAGAGTCTCGATAGACAGGCTGACAGGAGTATATAACCGCAATTTCTATGAGTCGCAGCTCTCGCTCGAGATGGAAAGAGCGTCCCGAAACAGAAAATCACTCGGATTCCTTATCATGGATATTGATGATTTCAAGCGTTTCAACGATCTATACGGGCACGATATCGGAGACCGGGTATTGAAGACAGTCGCCACGACGGTTCGAGGGCATCTTAGAAAAATCGACCTTTTCTTCAGATTCGGCGGAGAAGAGTTTGTCGCCCTTCTTCCTGGCGCTGACATGGAAGCCGCGGAAAGGACCGCTGAAAGGATAAGGGAGGTCATCGAAAAGACGAGGATGAAGCTTGAAGACGGATCAGCCGTAAAGATAACTCTTTCGATAGGCGGTTGCGTATATCCCAGGGATGCCGAAAACGAGAAAGAACTCTTCAGGAAAGCCGATCAGATGCTTCTTGAAGCAAAGCAACTGGGTAAGAATATGATAAGGTTTTACAGGGGAGACACGGAAAGGGACTAG
- a CDS encoding LysM peptidoglycan-binding domain-containing protein — MRISIFLLISISVITLSGCFWSKNVDNIQVTDYPTALTGEDLYLLYPRLILLHEQLDEANAYYYLGDIENAVIQSDFLLDKIDAMKAESPVPFLCSHLDSLETIIYYLKEKIIEEDDIREWQSHISSAFDSIGENHVVEEEIEIVYNWRTDHWIKYFTGKGRKHYKKWLDRSEKYRDIIEPILVKNEVPRDLLFLAIIESGLNLDARSNVKATGPWQFMAGTGRLFNLRINWWIDERKDIVASTYAAAHYLKYLHNLFGNWQLALAAYNSGEYRVAHAISSQKTRDYWQLRLPSQTKWFVPKFMAALAIGRNPENFGFDKPQSAPLEFDMITLDRSTDLRIIASAAGSTLTAIKNLNPALKRWATPPGMTIELKVPPGTGDRVLEKINSIPPEERVSWLRHKIKSGETLSYIASKYEISQKELKRINGIENVHKIRVGQMLMIPTRDDDPAVSDSSDPKYMDPPDLPSKIRMKRYEPPAGKTKIVYTVKDRDTLSEIAEKYNVGLSRIRRWNNLQYRSMIHPGDNLVIYVDPDSGFDSFAANTTDTNGKREHIHIVKRGETLSSICNVYKIRLSDILSWNHMINKDRLYPGEKIRMWLPAE; from the coding sequence ATGAGAATTTCGATATTTTTACTGATTTCAATCTCGGTGATCACGCTTTCGGGCTGTTTCTGGTCGAAAAATGTTGACAATATACAGGTTACGGATTATCCAACAGCTCTTACAGGGGAAGACCTGTATCTTCTCTACCCCCGCCTGATCCTTCTCCACGAACAACTTGATGAGGCTAACGCCTACTATTATCTGGGCGATATTGAAAACGCGGTCATACAGAGCGATTTTCTGCTGGATAAGATCGACGCGATGAAAGCCGAATCGCCTGTCCCGTTCTTGTGCAGCCACCTCGATTCACTGGAAACAATAATTTACTACCTGAAGGAAAAGATAATAGAGGAAGATGATATCAGGGAGTGGCAATCTCATATCTCATCCGCTTTTGATTCAATAGGAGAAAATCATGTTGTCGAGGAAGAAATCGAGATCGTCTATAACTGGAGGACTGATCACTGGATAAAATATTTCACCGGAAAGGGACGCAAACATTACAAAAAATGGCTCGATCGCTCGGAAAAATACAGGGATATTATCGAGCCGATCCTTGTAAAAAATGAAGTGCCCCGTGATCTGCTCTTCCTTGCGATTATCGAAAGCGGGCTTAATCTCGACGCGAGATCGAATGTAAAAGCGACAGGCCCGTGGCAGTTTATGGCTGGAACCGGAAGATTATTCAATCTGAGGATCAACTGGTGGATCGATGAGAGAAAAGATATCGTCGCTTCTACTTACGCGGCTGCTCATTATCTCAAATACCTTCACAATCTGTTCGGAAACTGGCAGCTCGCTCTGGCGGCCTACAACTCTGGCGAATACAGGGTCGCGCACGCGATCTCAAGCCAGAAGACCCGCGACTACTGGCAACTGAGGTTACCCAGCCAGACAAAATGGTTCGTACCGAAGTTTATGGCCGCCCTGGCTATCGGACGAAATCCTGAAAATTTCGGTTTCGATAAGCCTCAATCGGCACCCCTCGAGTTTGACATGATCACCCTGGACAGGTCGACCGATCTCAGGATCATAGCTTCAGCTGCCGGCAGTACTTTGACCGCCATCAAGAATCTTAACCCCGCGCTAAAACGCTGGGCGACTCCACCAGGGATGACTATTGAACTCAAGGTCCCTCCCGGAACCGGTGACAGAGTCCTTGAAAAGATAAATTCGATCCCTCCGGAAGAGAGGGTCTCCTGGTTGAGGCACAAGATAAAAAGCGGGGAGACACTTTCATATATCGCTTCGAAATACGAGATATCGCAGAAAGAGCTTAAAAGGATAAACGGAATAGAGAATGTCCACAAAATCAGGGTGGGACAGATGCTGATGATACCGACGCGCGATGACGATCCAGCCGTCTCCGACTCGTCGGATCCAAAATATATGGATCCACCAGATCTGCCTTCGAAGATCAGGATGAAAAGATATGAACCTCCCGCCGGAAAGACAAAGATCGTCTATACGGTAAAAGACAGGGATACTCTCAGTGAGATCGCTGAAAAATACAACGTCGGGCTGAGCAGGATCAGAAGATGGAATAACCTTCAGTACAGATCGATGATCCACCCCGGCGATAACCTCGTCATCTATGTCGACCCTGATTCCGGGTTTGACAGTTTTGCTGCCAACACGACAGATACGAACGGAAAAAGAGAACATATTCATATCGTTAAAAGGGGAGAGACACTCTCTTCTATCTGCAATGTCTACAAGATCCGTCTTTCCGATATTCTTTCGTGGAATCACATGATAAACAAGGACAGGCTGTATCCGGGGGAAAAGATCAGGATGTGGCTGCCGGCTGAATGA